The following coding sequences are from one Primulina eburnea isolate SZY01 chromosome 15, ASM2296580v1, whole genome shotgun sequence window:
- the LOC140815659 gene encoding uncharacterized protein, with protein MNCESTGSKMKSKMMNRPGFFHFFTAETSLPQMLIPMPFIKCIGRVLPKRVFLRDRYYNLWCVKVGKVGEDWYFQNGWRRFVRDNALKSCDFIVFDYFEKDMFDFKVLGTDQCETVGSGGLVYYDTDGTDEDLDDLDDATDYEEEEDDEEEWDFGGDDDDHCCEDEYNLSMKQKISTKGDDDKRIDDRLFVKQEHKSEPDDDARGGMYKVRVKKEPKRERDEPKRERDDGCEVCVKKKIKHKRDDGCDDQDLDDYADAVENHDNDNDVCVKKEPKHKGDDGCEAGLDDAENHDNDCDVCVKKEPQHEGDDGCDAGLHDAQNHYNNYDVRVKKEPQHEGGDGCDKVLDDYSTDVRDDTENHENVNISRSPRILGDADTEKDDNAFIDKEPPSEEDADADPDANADDDADDDEEEIEDADHTLSEENEHEQYAPNQANKGKFHFLLTSMQRLHAQISFFQNNDLTDEIFTQSDPYGTNTRRDLIKVLYRLTLLYVLFVAKKPGGPTRKRASVFPRYYGMHIFESGLVPKPRNPYFITHVAPRRKGDLFIPTELIKDHHLELPKPEMMLVDQHGRTFRGKYKKWKDGRILYSKGWRTLWKVNGVSLDDFCLCEFKRGENYGLYLKVTIIYVNGGPPICMANDGDQV; from the exons ATGAATTGTGAGTCGACTGGTTCAAAGATGAAATCAAAGATGATGAACAGACCAGGCTTCTTCCATTTCTTCACAGCTGAAACTAGCTTGCCTCAGATG CTAATTCCGATGCCCTTTATAAAGTGCATCGGAAGAGTTCTGCCAAAGAGAGTATTCTTGAGAGATCGCTACTACAACTTGTGGTGTGTGAAGGTGGGAAAAGTTGGGGAAGACTGGTATTTTCAAAATGGATGGCGGAGGTTTGTTAGGGACAATGCTTTGAAATCTTGTGACTTTATCGTGTTCGATTACTTTGAGAAGGATATGTTTGATTTCAAAGTACTCGGCACGGATCAGTGTGAAACAGTTGGATCTGGGGGGTTAGTGTACTACGATACTGATGGGACCGACGAGGATCTCGACGATCTCGACGATGCGACAGATTATGAGGAAGAAGAGGATGACGAGGAAGAATGGGATTTTGGTGGTGATGATGATGATCATTGTTGCGAGGATGAATATAACTTGTCCATGAAACAAAAAATTTCGACCAAGGGAGATGATGATAAACGGATTGATGATAGGTTGTTTGTGAAGCAAGAACATAAATCCGAACCAGATGATGATGCTCGTGGCGGGATGTATAAAGTGCGTGTGAAAAAAGAACCCAAGCGTGAGCGAGATGAACCTAAGCGTGAGCGAGATGATGGTTGTGAAGTGtgtgtgaaaaaaaaaattaagcatAAGCGAGATGATGGTTGTGACGATCAGGATCTTGATGATTACGCTGATGCTGTCGAGAATCATGATAACGACAATGATGTGTGCGTGAAAAAAGAACCTAAGCATAAGGGAGATGATGGTTGTGAAGCGGGTCTTGATGATGCTGAGAATCATGATAACGACTGCGATGTGTGTGTGAAAAAAGAACCTCAGCACGAGGGAGATGATGGTTGTGACGCGGGTCTTCATGATGCGCAGAATCATTATAACAACTATGATGTGCGTGTGAAAAAAGAACCTCAGCATGAGGGAGGCGATGGTTGTGACAAAGTTCTTGATGATTACAGTACTGATGTTCGTGATGATACTGAGAATCATGAGAACGTGAACATCAGTCGCTCACCTCGAATATTAGGAGACGCTGATACTGAGAAAGATGACAATGCCTTTATTGACAAAGAACCTCCTTCCGAAGAAGATGCTGATGCTGATCCTGATGCCAATGCCGATGATGATGCCGATGATGACGAGGAGGAAATTGAGGATGCTGACCACACGCTGAGTGAAGAAAACGAGCATGAACAATATGCACCGAATCAGGCCAATAAAGGCAAGTTCCACTTTCTT TTAACTAGCATGCAGCGCTTGCACGCACAAATAAGTTTCTTTCAAAATAACGATTTAACCGATGAGATCTTCA CTCAGTCTGATCCATATGGTACAAACACACGGAGAGATCTTATTAAGGTATTGTATCGTTTAACTCttttatatgttttatttgtagCTAAAAAGCCAGGAGGTCCGACTAGAAAACGGGCAAGCGTGTTTCCTAGATACTATGGCATGCACATTTTTGAATCTGGACTGGTTCCCAAGCCTAGAAACCCGTATTTCATCACTCATGTTGCCCCAAGAAGAAAGGGTGATTTG TTCATCCCCACAGAATTGATCAAAGATCACCACCTCGAATTGCCGAAGCCAGAGATGATGCTTGTTGATCAACACGGGAGGACGTTTCGAGGAAAGTACAAGAAATGGAAAGACGGGCGGATACTATACAGCAAAGGATGGAGAACACTCTGGAAAGTGAACGGCGTTTCACTAGATGATTTCTGCCTATGCGAGTTCAAGCGAGGGGAAAATTATGGGCTCTACCTAAAGGTCACTATCATTTATGTCAATGGGGGGCCACCCATTTGTATGGCGAACGACGGCGATCAAGTATAA
- the LOC140815657 gene encoding zinc finger A20 and AN1 domain-containing stress-associated protein 10-like → MDSSTDHYNQRETHGRFCSGGCGFFGSEANRGFCSKCYGDYLKRQIAKSETDICQQPAVSESEPREINQVSSRDLVNVTDGMNSCTIGTKKLKCGCCNKKVGLLGFRCRCGLTFCGSHRYPESHACSFDYKTAGRVALEKENPLCRGDKIRDRS, encoded by the coding sequence ATGGATTCTTCTACAGACCACTATAACCAGCGAGAAACCCACGGCCGGTTTTGCAGCGGCGGCTGTGGTTTCTTTGGGTCGGAGGCGAATCGAGGGTTTTGTTCCAAGTGTTACGGAGACTATTTGAAGCGTCAGATTGCCAAGTCAGAAACTGATATCTGCCAACAACCAGCAGTATCCGAATCTGAACCTCGTGAGATCAATCAAGTCTCATCTAGAGATCTGGTTAATGTGACTGATGGCATGAATTCTTGCACGATTGGTACCAAGAAATTGAAGTGCGGATGCTGCAACAAGAAAGTTGGATTATTGGGATTCCGATGCCGATGTGGACTCACTTTCTGCGGGAGTCATAGGTACCCAGAATCACATGCATGCAGCTTTGATTACAAGACTGCGGGAAGGGTTGCGCTAGAGAAAGAAAATCCACTTTGCAGGGGAGACAAGATTAGGGACAGGTCTTAG
- the LOC140815656 gene encoding zinc finger A20 and AN1 domain-containing stress-associated protein 10-like, translating to MDSSTDHYNQRETHGRFCSGGCGFFGSEANRGFCSKCYGDYLKRQIAKSETDICQQQAVSESEPREINQISSRDLVNVTDGMNSCTIGTKKLKCGCCNKKVGLLGFGCRCGRTFCGSHRYPESHACSFDYKTAGRVAIEKENPLCRGDKIRDRS from the coding sequence ATGGATTCTTCTACAGACCACTATAACCAGCGAGAAACCCACGGCCGGTTTTGCAGCGGCGGCTGTGGTTTCTTTGGGTCGGAGGCGAATCGAGGGTTTTGTTCCAAGTGTTACGGAGACTATTTGAAGCGTCAGATAGCTAAGTCAGAAACTGATATCTGCCAACAACAAGCAGTTTCCGAATCTGAACCTCGTGAGATTAATCAAATCTCATCTCGAGATCTGGTTAATGTGACTGATGGCATGAATTCTTGCACGATTGGTACCAAGAAATTGAAGTGCGGATGCTGCAACAAGAAAGTTGGATTATTGGGATTCGGATGCCGATGTGGACGCACTTTCTGCGGGAGTCATAGGTACCCAGAATCACATGCATGCAGCTTTGATTACAAGACTGCGGGAAGGGTTGCGATAGAGAAAGAAAACCCACTTTGTAGGGGAGACAAGATTAGGGACAGGTCTTAG
- the LOC140814359 gene encoding uncharacterized protein, with protein sequence MAAGMKELARAYYDRTSEEERSLVNQGFAKIDTSRDGRLSPLEFKRLFNPGESYETFFRLFDVNGDGSLDFDEYLAIYYFSVKLGMFLICSACSCFLLGPFFSCSLCLGKGNDTFDLCCACYRGGRVAHEHSKENLLDHYSLIKLLMKRATADAQRTSSPGMQTADADAKKCEGIKKEMEELREIATVQYQAGSPEDQALAHQFFQSLDTNGDRKVDLSEFLAFTSRQGYSRLGNPNFFNYLDKNGNGTLDFWEVLTMYYIIKSARPFCDSCGNFIPGMFFSCVECFNKGENTFDLCRDCYKSMKWNHSHGGSPRFLDNYTLLMARKVSPSG encoded by the exons ATGGCGGCGGGGATGAAAGAACTTGCGAGAGCCTACTACGATAGAACGAGTGAAGAAGAAAGAAGCTTGGTGAATCAAGGCTTTGCAAAAATAGACACGAGCCGGGATGGAAGACTAAGCCCCCTTGAGTTCAAAAGATTGTTCAATCCAGGCGAATCATACGAAACTTTCTTCAGATTATTCGACGTAAATGGAGACGGATCCCTGGATTTTGACGAGTATTTAGCTATCTACTACTTCTCCGTAAAGCTCGGCATGTTTCTGATTTGTAGTGCGTGCAGTTGCTTTCTACTGGGGCCATTCTTCTCGTGCTCGCTGTGCCTTGGAAAAGGCAACGATACATTTGACTTGTGCTGCGCTTGTTATAGAGGAGGACGAGTAGCCCACGAGCACTCCAAGGAGAATCTTCTGGATCATTACTCGTTGATCAAGCTGTTGATGAAACGAGCGACTGCCGATGCACAAAGGACGTCGTCTCCGGGGATGCAGACAGCCGATGCTGATGCAAAAAAATGCGAGGGGATTAAG AAAGAGATGGAAGAGCTTCGAGAGATTGCGACGGTCCAATATCAAGCAGGGTCTCCAGAAGATCAGGCACTGGCACATCAGTTCTTTCAATCTCTCGATACTAACGGAGATCGCAAGGTTGATCTTTCAGAATTCTTGGCATTCACAAGTCGCCAAGGCTACTCACGACTCGGCAATCCGAATTTCTTTAACTATCTTGACAAAAACGGTAATGGTACACTAGACTTCTGGGAGGTGTTGACAATGTATTACATTATCAAAAGTGCACGACCTTTCTGTGACTCGTGTGGCAACTTTATACCGGGGATGTTCTTTTCATGCGTCGAATGCTTCAATAAAGGCGAAAACACGTTCGACCTATGTCGCGACTGTTATAAATCCATGAAATGGAATCACAGTCACGGTGGTTCCCCTCGGTTTTTGGACAACTACACGTTGCTAATGGCTCGAAAGGTTTCGCCATCAGGCTAA